A genomic stretch from Aedes albopictus strain Foshan chromosome 2, AalbF5, whole genome shotgun sequence includes:
- the LOC134286208 gene encoding uncharacterized protein LOC134286208, protein MPPKKTPVKKVPEAAVDGELRALFLNRGAAQRNVSRIQTILERAEADNVELTSAKIKVYQRSVENAHTEYTRFHQETIALSPPDYLEEQEECYHKFLDLYEDVSVLLESWNEKFTAPPTQHPSCVTNQQPIIVQSQSFGAPLPTFDGHYEAWPRFKAMFQDLMQRSSDSDAVKLYHLENSLKGDAAGVIDLETLQDNNYQRAWDILEERFGNTRVILESHILGLLNLKRMSKRSSKELRSLIDECTRHVENLLKLGQPLSGMSELLVVTVLTRALDDQTRELWETSFDQTELPEYEQTIKFLKQRCVILERCESSAPKVSLNPKVSNQKPPASKLMPSKLSNAVFVSSVNCPWISAIPKSRSYTCVSIV, encoded by the exons ATGCCGCCCAAGAAAACACCAGTGAAGAAGGTTCCAGAAGCAGCTGTGGATGGAGAACTGAGAGCGCTGTTCCTAAACCGTGGGGCTGCTCAACGAAATGTTAGCAGAATCCAGACCATCCTGGAGCGAGCCGAAGCAGACAACGTCGAGCTAACCTCAGCCAAGATAAAAGTGTACCAACGAAGCGTCGAAAATGCCCACACCGAGTATACCAGATTCCATCAAGAGACCATCGCCCTGTCCCCGCCAGACTATCTAGAGGAGCAAGAAGAGTGTTACCACAAGTTTTTGGACCTGTACGAGGACGTGTCTGTGCTGCTCGAGAGCTGGAACGAGAAGTTTACTGCACCCCCAACCCAGCATCCATCATGTGTCACCAACCAGCAGCCGATCATCGTCCAATCGCAATCCTTTGGTGCTCCATTGCCAACCTTCGATGGTCATTATGAAGCATGGCCCCGCTTCAAAGCCATGTTCCAGGATCTGATGCAGCGTTCGTCAGATTCAGATGCCGTGAAGTTGTACCATCTCGAGAACTCCTTGAAAGGTGATGCCGCTGGTGTGATCGACCTGGAAACATTGCAGGACAACAACTACCAGCGCGCatgggacatcctggaggaaaggTTTGGAAACACGCGGGTGATCCTGGAATCGCATATTCTGGGTCTCCTGAATCTGAAGCGGATGAGTAAGAGATCGTCGAAGGAACTCCGAAGCCTCATTGATGAATGCACCCGCCACGTGGAGAACCTTTTGAAGCTTGGTCAACCGCTTTCAGGAATGTCGGAGTTGCTCGTGGTGACTGTGCTCACTCGTGCCTTAGATGATCAAACCCGTGAGTTGTGGGAGACTTCATTTGATCAGACTGAGCTTCCTGAGTACGAGCAGACAATCAAGTTCCTGAAACAACGATGCGTCATTCTGGAGAGATGCGAGAGCAGTGCACCCAAGGTATCCCTGAATCCCAAGGTCTCCAACCAGAAGCCGCCAGCGTCCAAATTAATGCCTTCCAAGTTATCCAATGCAGTGTTCGTGTCGTCGGT AAACTGTCCGTGGATCAGCGCCATACCAAAGTCAAGAAGTTACACCTGTGTTTCAATTGTTTAA